The following coding sequences are from one Desulfuromonas sp. TF window:
- a CDS encoding universal stress protein, whose product MARPEVILAASDLSANSEIALRRAAFIAREHGARLELLHVLENSSSLSLPEGSGDERLFREATREAEERLQRQAEKTVGQDIPLHCGVEVGKDFVVIIRHARQVSAELVVMAAHGSHSIRDRFLGTTPEKVVRKGEFPVLTVRKPPVGAYERVLVATDFSEGSQRALLTTLALAPGARIDLLHVYELWGQGRLALAGGGEDALARYHQMSRGHAETKMDEFLQGIDLAGRQIERHFRHGHPSMLISQMAGELKAELVATGTEGRSGLPYILLGSVAEHVLLHAPCDVLTVRPSDFRFELP is encoded by the coding sequence ATGGCTCGTCCTGAAGTCATTTTGGCCGCCAGCGATCTTTCTGCGAATTCGGAGATCGCCCTCCGGCGGGCGGCCTTCATCGCCCGCGAACACGGTGCTCGCCTGGAGCTGCTGCACGTCCTGGAGAACAGCTCCAGCCTGAGCCTGCCGGAAGGGTCCGGGGACGAAAGGCTTTTCCGGGAAGCGACACGGGAGGCCGAGGAACGGCTGCAGCGCCAGGCGGAGAAGACGGTGGGGCAGGATATCCCATTGCATTGCGGGGTCGAGGTCGGCAAGGATTTTGTCGTCATCATCCGCCATGCCCGCCAGGTGTCGGCCGAGCTGGTCGTCATGGCTGCGCATGGCAGTCATTCCATCCGGGACCGATTCCTCGGCACCACGCCCGAAAAGGTGGTGCGCAAGGGGGAATTCCCCGTGCTGACGGTCAGGAAACCGCCCGTCGGAGCTTACGAAAGGGTGCTGGTGGCAACGGACTTTTCCGAAGGTTCGCAGCGGGCGCTTCTCACAACCCTGGCTCTGGCCCCCGGAGCCCGAATCGACCTGCTGCACGTTTATGAGCTCTGGGGGCAGGGACGCCTTGCACTGGCCGGAGGTGGAGAAGACGCCTTGGCTCGATACCATCAAATGTCCCGGGGTCATGCAGAGACGAAAATGGATGAGTTTCTCCAGGGAATCGATCTGGCCGGCCGGCAGATCGAGCGGCATTTCCGACACGGTCATCCTTCCATGCTGATTTCACAAATGGCAGGAGAGCTGAAGGCGGAGCTCGTCGCGACGGGAACCGAGGGGCGCTCGGGGCTGCCCTACATCCTCCTAGGAAGCGTGGCCGAACACGTATTGCTCCATGCGCCGTGCGACGTGCTTACCGTACGCCCGTCGGATTTCCGTTTTGAGCTCCCCTGA
- a CDS encoding cation:proton antiporter — translation MLLENLFYETALILAASAFLGALALKFRQPLIVAFIAVGILVGPSGLDLVGIDERLGLLAEIGIAILLFVVGLKLDLHLIRTMGPVAMATGLGQVAFTSLFGFFIAQALGFSIVGALYVAVALTFSSTIIIVKLLSDKREIDALHGRIAVGFLIVQDIAVILAMIGLTALGAGEATGHLWIDGLLVLLKGAFLIGGVALLMRFVLPYLLPHLARTQELLLLFAIAWAIFLAAVGDFLDFSKEVGAFLAGVSLASTAFRETIASRLVSLRDFLLLFFFIGLGAQLDLSMLEAQVVPALIFSAFVLIGNPLIVMAIMGFMGYRKRTGFLAGLTVAQISEFSLILGALGVSLGHIDRETLGLITLVGLITIGLSTYLILYSHPIYQRISPFLGIFERRVPYREAEEESGGEPEKVDVILFGLGRYGRNIAENLVRRGKRVLAVDFDPEVVSAEPAKGISVRYGAVEDPEILEHLPFRHSRWVVNAIPGREPNLSLLHALREKGYPGKIVLTAHNRSEAETYRQAGANKVLWPFVDAAEQAVDYLTDSREEFTELTPWPVTLEEVKLRPDSLASGKKIGDLSLRSRTGASVVAVDRAGRSHFDPGSDFLLLPGDRLVLLGTEEGLKMARRLLEEVEAEAEEKQKFHVAEIPLDSGSSWSGKTLTELDFRHRHGISVIGLQRGEERILSPSPEETLRPHDILLVLGHPDAIRECLKKANSEERSFRHGSS, via the coding sequence ATGCTTCTGGAGAATCTCTTCTATGAGACCGCCTTGATCCTCGCCGCCAGCGCGTTCCTGGGGGCATTGGCCCTGAAATTTCGCCAACCGCTCATTGTGGCCTTCATCGCCGTCGGCATCCTTGTGGGACCTTCGGGGCTGGACCTTGTGGGGATCGACGAACGGCTGGGGTTGCTGGCCGAGATCGGCATCGCCATTCTCCTGTTCGTCGTCGGCCTCAAGCTCGATCTTCACCTGATCCGCACCATGGGCCCGGTGGCCATGGCAACGGGGCTGGGGCAGGTCGCCTTTACCTCCCTCTTCGGCTTCTTCATTGCTCAGGCACTGGGGTTTTCCATCGTCGGCGCCCTGTATGTGGCCGTCGCCCTGACTTTTTCCAGCACCATCATCATCGTCAAGCTTCTCTCCGACAAGCGCGAGATCGATGCCCTGCACGGGCGCATCGCGGTCGGATTCCTCATCGTCCAGGACATCGCCGTCATCCTGGCGATGATCGGCCTGACGGCCCTGGGAGCCGGGGAAGCGACGGGACATCTCTGGATAGACGGCCTTCTGGTCCTGCTGAAAGGCGCCTTCCTGATCGGCGGCGTGGCTCTGCTGATGCGATTCGTACTGCCGTACCTCCTCCCTCATCTGGCCCGCACCCAGGAACTGCTCCTTCTCTTCGCCATCGCCTGGGCGATATTCCTTGCCGCCGTCGGAGATTTCCTCGATTTCAGCAAGGAGGTCGGCGCGTTTCTGGCGGGCGTCTCCCTGGCCTCAACGGCGTTCCGGGAGACGATCGCCTCGCGGCTGGTCAGCCTGCGCGACTTCCTGCTGCTCTTCTTCTTCATCGGCCTGGGAGCGCAGCTCGATCTTTCCATGCTGGAAGCCCAGGTCGTACCGGCTCTCATCTTCTCAGCCTTCGTTCTGATCGGCAACCCCCTGATCGTCATGGCGATCATGGGCTTCATGGGATACCGGAAGCGGACCGGGTTCCTGGCCGGGCTGACCGTGGCCCAGATCAGCGAGTTCTCGCTGATCCTGGGCGCCCTGGGCGTCAGCCTTGGACATATCGACCGGGAAACCCTGGGGCTGATCACGCTCGTCGGCCTCATCACCATCGGCCTGTCCACGTATCTGATTCTTTACTCCCATCCCATCTACCAGCGGATCTCGCCTTTCCTCGGGATCTTCGAACGCAGAGTTCCTTATCGGGAGGCCGAGGAGGAAAGCGGCGGGGAGCCGGAGAAGGTCGACGTCATTCTCTTCGGCCTGGGCCGCTATGGGCGCAATATCGCCGAGAACCTGGTCCGTCGGGGAAAGCGGGTGCTGGCCGTCGATTTCGATCCCGAGGTCGTGTCCGCCGAACCCGCGAAAGGGATTTCCGTCCGCTACGGGGCAGTCGAAGATCCGGAAATCCTGGAGCACCTTCCCTTCCGGCATTCCCGCTGGGTGGTCAACGCCATCCCGGGGCGCGAGCCCAACCTCTCTCTGCTTCACGCCCTGCGGGAAAAAGGATATCCGGGGAAAATCGTTTTGACGGCACACAACCGGAGCGAGGCGGAGACCTACCGCCAGGCCGGAGCCAACAAAGTGCTCTGGCCCTTTGTCGACGCGGCGGAACAGGCGGTCGATTACCTGACCGACTCCCGGGAGGAATTCACCGAACTGACACCGTGGCCGGTGACCCTGGAAGAGGTCAAACTCAGACCGGATTCGTTGGCCAGCGGAAAAAAGATCGGTGATCTGTCCCTGCGATCCCGGACCGGGGCTTCGGTGGTGGCGGTGGACCGGGCCGGACGCAGCCATTTCGATCCGGGTTCCGATTTTCTCCTACTCCCCGGCGATAGGCTGGTGCTGCTCGGGACCGAAGAGGGGCTGAAAATGGCGCGAAGGCTCCTGGAGGAGGTGGAAGCTGAGGCAGAGGAAAAACAAAAATTCCATGTGGCGGAAATCCCCCTGGATAGCGGATCCAGCTGGTCGGGAAAGACCCTGACCGAACTGGATTTTCGCCATCGGCACGGGATCTCCGTCATCGGACTGCAACGCGGAGAGGAGAGGATCCTCTCGCCGTCACCCGAAGAGACTCTCCGGCCACATGATATCCTTCTGGTCCTTGGGCATCCGGACGCGATCCGGGAGTGTCTGAAGAAGGCCAACTCCGAAGAAAGGAGTTTTCGCCATGGCTCGTCCTGA
- a CDS encoding VTT domain-containing protein, with the protein MADPILKTGRNCWRIEPSRRAAFLIDGEAYYSAFAAAVERARRQVLILGWDIDSRVRLFRDDLQHRLPGDLGSFLKEAVSRRRSLHIHILDWDFAMLYALEREMLPIFKFGWGTHRRLHFELDGRHPVGASHHQKIVVVDDKVAFAGGMDLASGRWDTPEHDPTNPRRRDNGKPYLPHHDVQLMVDGPAAAALGELARQRWQRATGKKLRPPRSGPSDPWPPDIGPDMQQVSVGIARTEPPHNGRPGVREIKNFHRDAIAAARSVIYIENQYLTSAAAGDALAERLGEENGPEVIAVVPRECSGWLEESSMGVIRARLLRRLQAADLHGRLRICYPVFKGTDIYIHSKVLVVDDTLLRIGSSNLNNRSMGLDSECDLIMEAGGNAEHRQEIARLRNRLLAEHLGLSSGQVAEMIAEKGSVREAIDALQGSERNLEPLVVEEEDLLEELIPGATLLDPERPVKFEELIKDMVPKEEPESPEKDGKPRMYLLPGAIILALALTAAWRLTPLSEWLDFRTLTEWGQTIGDSVYAPLLVIAAFTIGGLVMFPVTVLILVTALVFGPVIAFIYSLVGSACSGALTFGLGRILGRETVRKLSKGRLNRLSRLLSRRGLLAVTAVRIIPIAPFTVVNLVAGATHIRFRDFFLGTLLGMTPGILAITIFEKGLESAIREPQAKNFILLLVILLSIWVGIWLLRRWISAKEEEV; encoded by the coding sequence TTGGCCGATCCCATCCTGAAGACGGGGCGGAACTGCTGGCGCATCGAGCCGAGCCGGCGGGCCGCTTTCCTGATCGATGGAGAGGCGTATTATTCTGCCTTTGCCGCGGCCGTGGAACGAGCCCGCAGACAGGTGCTCATTCTCGGCTGGGACATCGACAGCCGCGTCCGCCTCTTCAGGGATGACCTGCAGCACCGGCTTCCCGGCGACCTGGGAAGCTTTCTGAAGGAAGCGGTGTCCCGGCGCAGGAGCCTCCATATCCATATTCTCGACTGGGACTTCGCCATGCTGTACGCCCTGGAGCGGGAGATGCTGCCGATCTTCAAGTTCGGCTGGGGGACTCATCGCCGCCTGCACTTCGAACTCGACGGCCGGCATCCGGTGGGGGCGTCCCACCATCAGAAGATTGTGGTGGTCGACGACAAGGTCGCCTTTGCCGGCGGCATGGACCTGGCCAGCGGCCGCTGGGACACTCCCGAACACGATCCCACAAATCCCCGCCGCCGCGACAACGGCAAACCCTACCTCCCCCATCACGATGTCCAACTGATGGTGGACGGTCCGGCGGCGGCGGCCCTGGGGGAACTCGCCCGGCAGCGGTGGCAAAGAGCCACCGGCAAAAAGCTGAGACCGCCCCGGTCCGGCCCGAGCGATCCATGGCCGCCCGACATCGGCCCGGATATGCAGCAGGTGTCCGTCGGCATCGCCCGCACCGAACCGCCCCACAACGGGCGGCCCGGCGTCCGTGAAATCAAGAATTTCCATCGGGACGCCATCGCCGCCGCCCGTTCCGTGATCTACATCGAAAACCAGTATCTGACCTCGGCGGCGGCAGGAGACGCCCTGGCAGAGCGCCTCGGGGAGGAAAACGGTCCGGAGGTGATCGCCGTCGTCCCCCGTGAATGCTCGGGCTGGCTCGAAGAGAGCTCCATGGGGGTGATACGGGCCCGGCTCCTGCGGCGCCTGCAGGCTGCGGACCTCCATGGCCGGCTCAGGATCTGTTATCCCGTTTTCAAGGGGACTGATATATACATCCACTCCAAAGTCCTGGTGGTGGACGACACCCTGCTGCGAATCGGATCCTCCAACCTCAACAACCGCTCCATGGGTCTGGACAGCGAGTGCGACCTGATCATGGAAGCCGGCGGCAATGCGGAACATCGGCAGGAGATCGCTCGGTTGAGGAACCGGCTGCTGGCGGAACACCTGGGGCTCTCCTCCGGACAGGTGGCCGAAATGATCGCCGAAAAAGGCTCCGTGAGAGAAGCCATAGACGCTTTGCAGGGATCCGAGCGAAACCTGGAACCCCTCGTCGTCGAAGAGGAAGACCTGTTGGAGGAACTCATACCCGGAGCGACACTTCTCGATCCGGAACGACCCGTCAAGTTTGAGGAGCTGATAAAAGACATGGTGCCCAAAGAAGAGCCGGAATCGCCCGAAAAAGATGGCAAGCCCCGAATGTACCTGCTGCCCGGAGCGATCATCCTGGCCCTGGCGCTGACTGCCGCCTGGCGGCTGACTCCCCTGAGCGAATGGCTGGATTTTCGGACACTCACCGAATGGGGGCAGACGATCGGCGACAGCGTATACGCGCCTCTGCTGGTGATAGCGGCCTTCACGATCGGCGGACTGGTCATGTTCCCGGTTACCGTGCTGATCCTCGTTACCGCCCTCGTCTTCGGCCCCGTCATCGCGTTTATCTATTCACTCGTCGGCAGCGCCTGCAGTGGAGCTCTCACTTTCGGCCTGGGCCGGATACTGGGCCGGGAGACCGTTCGCAAGCTCTCCAAGGGTCGTCTGAACCGCCTGAGCCGGCTTCTTTCCCGCCGGGGCCTGCTCGCCGTCACGGCCGTTCGGATCATCCCCATCGCCCCCTTTACCGTGGTCAATCTCGTCGCCGGTGCTACCCATATCCGGTTTCGCGACTTCTTCCTGGGCACCCTGTTGGGAATGACTCCGGGCATTCTGGCCATTACCATCTTCGAAAAAGGGCTGGAGAGCGCCATACGGGAGCCCCAGGCCAAGAATTTCATCCTCCTCCTGGTCATTCTGCTGTCGATCTGGGTGGGGATCTGGCTGCTGCGGCGCTGGATAAGCGCCAAGGAAGAAGAGGTCTGA
- a CDS encoding endonuclease/exonuclease/phosphatase family protein, translating to MIERSSGQIEEGGRVVTLLSYNVHSCVGLDRRPDADRIASIIRKLNPDVVGLQEITNRFGGAEEAAQLEFLAAATGMRDVPGPTLLHAQGDYGNALLTRGEMRSVRRIDLNFRSREPRGALDVELDLDGYPLRVIVTHLGLRPSERRFQVRRLIELFGASPARPLVLMGDMNEWFPWGRPARWLHRYFGGLPLLRTYPTSFPLFALDQILVYPREALRGLEVIVTPETRVASDHLPLMARIALR from the coding sequence ATGATTGAAAGGAGCTCGGGACAAATAGAGGAAGGCGGCCGTGTGGTCACCCTTCTCTCCTATAACGTTCACAGCTGCGTTGGTCTAGACAGGCGCCCCGACGCCGACCGCATCGCCAGCATCATCCGCAAGCTGAACCCCGATGTGGTCGGGTTGCAGGAAATTACTAATCGTTTCGGCGGCGCCGAAGAGGCGGCGCAGCTCGAGTTTCTCGCCGCCGCCACCGGGATGAGGGACGTGCCCGGCCCGACGCTCCTTCATGCCCAGGGCGATTACGGCAATGCTCTCCTTACCCGGGGAGAGATGAGATCGGTGCGACGCATCGACCTGAATTTCAGAAGCCGGGAGCCGAGGGGCGCCCTCGATGTCGAACTGGATCTTGACGGATACCCCCTGCGAGTCATCGTGACCCATCTCGGGCTGCGCCCTTCCGAGCGCCGCTTCCAGGTGCGGCGGTTGATCGAACTGTTCGGTGCGTCCCCCGCCCGGCCGCTGGTTCTGATGGGGGACATGAACGAATGGTTCCCCTGGGGAAGGCCCGCCCGCTGGCTTCACCGCTACTTCGGAGGGTTGCCGCTGCTGCGCACCTATCCGACCTCCTTCCCCCTCTTTGCCCTGGACCAGATCCTGGTCTACCCCCGGGAAGCCCTGCGGGGCCTGGAGGTGATCGTCACACCCGAGACAAGGGTCGCCTCCGATCACCTTCCCCTTATGGCGCGGATCGCTCTCCGCTGA